The Barnesiella intestinihominis YIT 11860 genome includes a window with the following:
- a CDS encoding AMP-binding protein, protein MIPENFIKLYESSFRENWDLPALTDYNEQRTLTYEDMAREIAKLHILFRHCQIRRGDKIALVGKNTSNWCIAFMATVSYGAILVPILQEFNPHDIHHIINHSDSVLLFVGDHIWENIEMEKLPEVRAAISLQDFSCLVQRDGEEIAKCLREMKRKFKATYPNGFNREDIKYADLDNDKVILINYTSGTTGFSKGVMLTGNNLAGNVMFGVRSHLHYKGSKCISFLPLAHAYGCAFDLLVPLAVGTHITLLGKIPSPKILLKALEEIRPNLIICVPLILEKIYKKQIQPLLNKTPMRWALNIPILDSRIYGQVRKKLIDAFGGRFEEVIVGGAPINREVETFLHKIKFPFTVGYGMTECAPLISYTPHREFRPGSSGRTLFGYVETKIDSLDPENIPGEICVRGEHVMKGYYKNEEATKAVLDEDGWLHTGDMGTISADGTIFIKGRSKTMILTSNGQNIYPEEIEAKLNNMPFVMESLIVERDGKLVALVCPDYEAMDSYGVSNRDLPMAMEEVRNNLNKMLAPYEQITRIQLYPNEFEKTPKRSIKRYLYDN, encoded by the coding sequence ATGATTCCCGAAAATTTTATAAAGCTATATGAGTCGAGTTTTCGTGAAAACTGGGATTTGCCAGCTTTGACCGATTATAATGAACAACGTACGCTCACGTATGAAGACATGGCGCGAGAAATCGCAAAATTGCATATCCTTTTTCGCCATTGTCAAATCAGAAGAGGCGATAAGATCGCATTAGTGGGAAAAAATACGTCTAACTGGTGTATCGCCTTTATGGCTACCGTTTCGTATGGTGCTATTTTGGTTCCGATCCTTCAAGAGTTCAATCCTCATGATATACATCATATTATCAATCATTCCGATTCGGTGTTGCTGTTTGTCGGCGATCATATTTGGGAAAATATCGAAATGGAGAAGTTACCCGAAGTGAGGGCTGCTATTTCTTTACAAGATTTTTCTTGCCTTGTGCAACGCGATGGCGAGGAGATTGCCAAGTGTTTGCGGGAGATGAAGCGGAAATTCAAAGCTACTTATCCGAACGGTTTCAATAGAGAGGACATCAAGTATGCCGATTTGGATAACGACAAAGTTATTTTGATTAATTATACATCGGGGACAACCGGATTTAGTAAGGGAGTGATGCTAACCGGGAACAATTTGGCGGGGAATGTCATGTTCGGTGTTCGTTCTCACTTGCATTATAAAGGTAGCAAATGCATTTCGTTTCTACCGTTGGCTCATGCTTACGGGTGTGCCTTCGATTTGTTGGTTCCTTTGGCCGTGGGTACACATATCACGTTGTTGGGTAAGATTCCTTCCCCTAAAATTTTGCTGAAAGCGTTGGAAGAGATAAGACCTAATTTGATTATTTGTGTTCCTTTGATTTTAGAAAAAATTTATAAAAAACAGATACAGCCGTTGCTCAATAAAACGCCTATGCGGTGGGCGTTAAATATTCCTATATTGGATAGTCGTATTTACGGACAGGTGAGGAAGAAACTGATCGATGCTTTCGGAGGCCGATTCGAGGAGGTGATTGTGGGTGGAGCCCCGATAAATAGGGAGGTAGAGACTTTCTTGCATAAAATAAAATTTCCCTTTACGGTGGGATATGGAATGACCGAATGCGCTCCGTTGATCAGTTATACACCCCATCGGGAGTTTAGACCGGGATCGTCGGGGCGGACATTGTTCGGGTATGTAGAGACCAAAATAGATTCTCTCGATCCGGAAAATATTCCCGGTGAAATATGTGTGCGGGGCGAACATGTGATGAAAGGTTATTATAAAAACGAGGAGGCGACGAAAGCGGTTCTCGATGAGGACGGGTGGTTGCATACCGGTGATATGGGAACCATAAGCGCCGATGGTACTATTTTTATAAAGGGTCGCTCTAAGACAATGATTCTCACTTCGAACGGGCAAAATATTTATCCCGAGGAAATAGAGGCTAAACTGAATAATATGCCTTTTGTGATGGAAAGCCTAATTGTCGAGCGGGACGGGAAATTAGTCGCTTTGGTATGTCCCGACTATGAAGCGATGGATAGTTACGGTGTCTCTAATAGAGATTTACCGATGGCTATGGAGGAGGTCAGAAATAATTTAAATAAGATGTTGGCTCCATATGAACAGATTACTCGCATTCAACTTTATCCGAATGAATTCGAGAAAACACCTAAAAGGAGTATAAAACGATATTTATATGATAATTGA
- the mtaB gene encoding tRNA (N(6)-L-threonylcarbamoyladenosine(37)-C(2))-methylthiotransferase MtaB, giving the protein MIDVHTFENKTAAYYTLGCKLNFAETSTLGKILEENGIRKVRPGEKADICVVNTCSVTELADKKCRQTIRKIARQHPGAFIVVTGCYAQLKPEEISHIPDVDLILGAEQKLDILQYLGDLQKKQKGNIVTTPTKDIKKFSPSCSRGDRTRYFLKVQDGCDYFCTYCTIPFARGRSRSGTIEQLTAQAREVALSGGKEIVITGVNIGDFGKQTGETFLDLIESLDQVEGIEHYRISSIEPNLLTDDIISFVARSKRFAPHFHIPLQSGSDTVLKLMHRHYDTDLFARKIETIREKIPDAFIGVDLITGVRGETEELFEESRRFVESLDISQLHVFTYSERPGTQALKINPVVPVPERHERCRRMLEISEKKLHDFYYKFQGTTRPVLFEQPRKGAPMHGFTDNYIRVEMPYRKEWINTCRPVKLGEFNESGDALLAIEI; this is encoded by the coding sequence ATGATAGACGTCCATACATTCGAAAATAAAACAGCGGCCTACTATACATTGGGCTGTAAACTTAATTTTGCCGAGACCTCCACACTTGGAAAAATTCTCGAAGAAAACGGCATTCGCAAAGTACGACCGGGAGAGAAAGCAGACATTTGCGTGGTCAATACTTGTTCGGTAACCGAACTGGCCGATAAAAAATGTCGTCAGACAATCCGAAAGATAGCCCGGCAACACCCCGGAGCGTTTATTGTCGTCACCGGCTGCTATGCACAACTCAAACCCGAAGAAATATCCCATATTCCCGATGTCGATTTGATCTTAGGAGCTGAACAAAAACTCGATATCCTGCAATACTTGGGAGACTTGCAGAAAAAACAAAAAGGAAATATCGTCACGACCCCTACCAAAGACATCAAAAAATTCTCTCCCTCTTGTTCCCGAGGTGACCGCACCCGATATTTTTTAAAAGTTCAAGACGGTTGCGACTACTTCTGTACCTATTGTACAATTCCGTTCGCACGGGGCAGAAGCCGAAGCGGAACCATCGAACAACTTACCGCACAAGCTCGGGAAGTAGCCCTGTCCGGAGGAAAAGAAATTGTCATTACCGGAGTCAACATAGGAGACTTCGGCAAACAAACCGGAGAAACCTTTCTCGACCTCATCGAGTCCCTCGATCAAGTAGAAGGAATCGAACACTACCGTATATCCTCGATAGAACCCAATCTACTGACCGACGACATCATTTCGTTCGTGGCCCGATCGAAACGATTCGCCCCTCATTTCCATATACCTCTGCAATCGGGTAGCGACACCGTTTTGAAGTTGATGCACCGTCACTACGACACCGATTTATTTGCCCGTAAAATCGAAACCATACGGGAAAAGATACCCGATGCGTTCATCGGCGTCGATCTCATTACCGGTGTACGGGGCGAAACCGAAGAACTGTTCGAGGAAAGCCGTCGTTTCGTCGAAAGCCTCGACATTTCACAACTACACGTGTTTACCTACTCCGAAAGACCCGGAACGCAAGCGTTGAAAATCAATCCGGTCGTTCCTGTCCCCGAAAGACACGAGCGTTGCCGCCGCATGCTCGAAATCTCCGAGAAGAAATTGCACGACTTCTATTATAAATTCCAAGGGACAACACGTCCCGTATTGTTCGAGCAACCGCGTAAAGGAGCTCCCATGCACGGATTCACCGACAATTACATACGGGTAGAAATGCCCTATCGTAAAGAATGGATAAATACTTGTCGTCCTGTTAAATTAGGAGAATTTAACGAGTCGGGAGATGCTCTGCTCGCAATCGAAATATAA
- a CDS encoding lysophospholipid acyltransferase family protein — MKKETLQNIVYSPLHLWFKLHAILPMRILYILSDILYFPLYHIVHYRKKLVSENLRKAFPDKTDKELKQLEQKFYHHFCDYIVETIKLMHISDEEMRRRMKFEQVEIIDRLFAENRSIIILLGHFGNWEWVPSVTLWTHTPDVMFAQIYRPLKNKWFDRFFLKLRSRFGSVCIAKQDTLRAILQMKRSGKPSITGFMSDQTPSPTNIHHWARFLSQDSPVLTGFEKIARKTDFAVLYFDVEIVKRGYYKTTIREIALRPNELPEFEITDRYTAIMEKTILRNPWAWLWTHKRWKYKHEDFPGT, encoded by the coding sequence ATGAAAAAAGAGACTCTTCAAAATATCGTCTATTCTCCGCTTCACCTGTGGTTCAAACTGCATGCTATTCTGCCCATGCGGATACTATATATTCTATCCGATATTTTATATTTCCCTCTATATCACATCGTTCATTACAGAAAAAAACTAGTATCCGAAAATCTGCGCAAAGCGTTTCCCGATAAGACCGACAAGGAACTGAAACAACTGGAACAGAAATTTTATCACCACTTCTGCGACTATATCGTCGAAACTATAAAGCTAATGCATATCTCCGACGAGGAAATGCGTCGCCGCATGAAATTCGAACAGGTAGAAATCATAGACCGTCTCTTTGCAGAAAACCGCTCTATCATTATCCTGTTAGGGCATTTCGGTAATTGGGAATGGGTTCCGTCCGTAACGCTGTGGACCCACACACCCGATGTCATGTTCGCACAAATATATCGCCCCTTGAAAAACAAGTGGTTCGATCGTTTTTTCCTGAAACTTCGTTCCCGATTCGGTTCCGTATGTATTGCCAAACAAGATACGTTAAGAGCCATCTTACAAATGAAACGTTCGGGCAAACCGTCCATTACAGGCTTCATGTCCGATCAAACCCCCTCACCGACAAATATACACCATTGGGCCCGATTCCTTTCGCAAGACTCTCCCGTATTGACCGGATTCGAAAAAATCGCCCGTAAAACGGATTTCGCCGTTCTTTACTTCGATGTCGAAATCGTTAAGCGCGGATACTACAAAACGACTATACGGGAAATAGCCCTGCGCCCCAACGAACTGCCCGAATTCGAAATCACCGATCGCTACACGGCCATCATGGAAAAAACGATTCTCAGGAATCCGTGGGCATGGTTGTGGACTCACAAACGTTGGAAATACAAACACGAGGATTTTCCCGGTACATGA
- a CDS encoding glycosyltransferase family 2 protein — protein MKKIAVIILNWNGADLLRKFLPSVCAHTNADIADVIVVDNGSDDNSVEVLKQEFPQVKTLLFPQNYGFAAGYNKALEMLDYKYAVLLNSDVETTPHWLEPLLEFAEGNLDVAACQPKIKSLRKREEFEYAGAAGGFIDRYGYPFCRGRIFNTLETDRGQYDDICDIFWASGAALFVRSEIYKKVGGLDPSFFAHMEEIDLCWRIHLAGYRIAVVPQSTVYHLGGASLDAANPRKTYLNFRNNLLMLHKNLPCKEGKKTLFVRRLYDTLAFVRFALLGQFSHARAILRAHNDFRQMRKRYTEFPNTDLLKTFPESGRNITIDYFLKGKKRFR, from the coding sequence ATGAAAAAAATCGCTGTCATTATACTCAACTGGAATGGAGCGGATTTACTGCGTAAATTTCTTCCTTCGGTATGTGCCCATACCAATGCCGATATAGCCGATGTCATAGTCGTTGACAATGGTTCCGACGATAACTCGGTCGAAGTTCTCAAACAGGAATTTCCACAAGTTAAAACGCTGCTATTCCCTCAAAATTACGGATTCGCCGCAGGCTACAACAAAGCGTTGGAGATGCTGGATTACAAATACGCCGTATTGCTTAACTCCGATGTCGAAACCACTCCACACTGGCTCGAACCTCTGTTGGAATTTGCGGAGGGCAATCTCGATGTAGCGGCTTGTCAACCCAAAATCAAGTCATTAAGGAAGCGTGAAGAATTCGAATACGCAGGTGCGGCCGGCGGATTTATCGATCGTTACGGTTACCCGTTCTGCCGGGGAAGAATTTTCAATACCCTCGAAACCGACCGGGGACAATACGACGATATATGCGACATCTTCTGGGCCAGTGGTGCGGCTCTTTTCGTCCGCTCTGAAATCTATAAAAAAGTCGGAGGATTAGATCCTTCATTCTTCGCGCACATGGAAGAGATTGATCTTTGCTGGCGCATCCATCTCGCAGGATACCGCATCGCTGTCGTACCGCAAAGCACGGTCTATCACTTGGGAGGAGCATCACTCGATGCCGCCAATCCCCGGAAAACCTATCTCAACTTTCGCAATAACCTTTTAATGCTGCACAAGAACCTGCCCTGCAAAGAAGGGAAAAAGACGCTGTTTGTCCGCAGGCTTTATGACACGCTGGCTTTTGTGCGATTCGCCCTTTTAGGACAGTTTTCCCATGCCCGTGCCATACTACGCGCCCACAACGACTTTCGGCAAATGCGTAAACGATACACCGAATTTCCGAATACCGATTTGTTAAAAACATTCCCCGAATCCGGGCGCAACATAACAATAGACTATTTTCTCAAAGGGAAAAAACGATTCCGATAA
- a CDS encoding aminotransferase class V-fold PLP-dependent enzyme encodes MFDVEKIREDFPILSREISGRPLIYLDNGATSQTPKCVVDHIADTYYRVNANVHRGVHTLSQEATDAHEAARRRVQQFIGAGSSSEVIFTRGTTEAINLVASSFGDEFLHDGDEIILTVMEHHANIVPWQLLQRRRNIKLRVVPIDERGDLNVDTYKSLFNGHTRLVGVAHVSNVLGTINPVREMIAYAHAQGVPVLVDGAQAVPHLRVNVQELDADFYVFSAHKVYGPTGIGVLYGKEKWLDAMPPYQGGGEMIAHVDFSGTTFGELPFKFEAGTPDYVGTSAFATALDYVDHIGLESIAAHENELLRYTTDRLQDIEGMRIFGTSEHKSSVISFLVDGIHHYDMGMLLDKLGVAVRTGHHCAQPLMTSLGIEGTVRASFAAYNTKAEAEAFVAAVKRVVQMFR; translated from the coding sequence ATGTTTGATGTCGAAAAAATAAGGGAAGATTTTCCTATTCTGAGTCGGGAGATTTCGGGACGACCGTTAATCTATTTGGATAACGGCGCTACGTCTCAGACTCCCAAGTGTGTGGTCGATCATATTGCCGATACTTACTATCGGGTAAATGCAAACGTGCATCGTGGAGTCCATACGCTTAGCCAAGAGGCTACCGATGCCCACGAAGCTGCCCGCCGTCGGGTGCAACAGTTCATCGGGGCCGGTTCGTCTTCGGAAGTTATTTTTACAAGAGGAACAACGGAGGCAATCAATTTGGTGGCTTCTTCTTTTGGAGATGAGTTCCTGCACGACGGCGACGAGATTATTCTCACCGTTATGGAACACCATGCCAATATCGTGCCGTGGCAACTTTTGCAGCGCCGGCGCAATATCAAGCTCCGGGTAGTTCCCATCGACGAACGTGGAGATTTGAACGTCGATACATATAAGTCTCTTTTCAATGGGCATACTCGTTTGGTCGGTGTCGCCCATGTCTCGAATGTATTGGGGACGATTAATCCGGTGCGTGAAATGATCGCTTACGCTCATGCGCAGGGGGTTCCTGTCTTGGTGGACGGCGCACAAGCCGTACCTCATTTGCGGGTGAATGTACAGGAGCTCGATGCCGATTTCTATGTGTTCTCGGCTCATAAAGTATATGGACCTACGGGGATAGGTGTGTTATACGGTAAAGAAAAGTGGCTCGATGCCATGCCTCCTTATCAAGGAGGCGGGGAGATGATCGCTCATGTCGATTTTTCGGGTACGACTTTCGGGGAGTTGCCTTTCAAGTTCGAGGCCGGTACACCGGACTATGTGGGGACGAGCGCTTTTGCGACGGCTTTGGATTATGTCGATCATATAGGATTGGAATCTATTGCCGCTCATGAAAACGAATTGTTGCGTTATACGACCGATCGATTGCAAGACATAGAAGGTATGCGTATATTCGGTACTTCGGAACATAAAAGTTCGGTTATTTCGTTTTTGGTGGACGGGATACACCACTACGATATGGGTATGTTGCTCGATAAACTGGGTGTTGCCGTTCGCACGGGGCATCATTGTGCACAACCGTTAATGACCTCTCTCGGTATCGAGGGTACAGTGCGAGCCTCGTTCGCCGCATATAATACGAAAGCCGAAGCGGAAGCATTTGTTGCGGCTGTGAAGCGTGTCGTTCAGATGTTTCGGTAG
- the sufD gene encoding Fe-S cluster assembly protein SufD, which yields MGAVQQYIDLYRSQKNLINSHSSAVMNGLREEAVALLESRGLPSLKDEEHRRTDIESVYSPDYGLNLGRIDIEINPYEVFRCDVPNLSTLLYFVVNDSFYKRVQPVSSKLPDGVLVGSLCDMSLQYPDLVSRYYGKVADMKRDGTVALNTAFAQDGFFLYIPDGVIVEKPIQLVNILRGNVDFMVNRRLLIVVGKRAQAKLLVCDHSDEATVKFLSSQVCEIFVDDDAVFDYYDIEESSENTSKVSSVFVRQGERSNVLVNGIVLHNGVTRNNYYSAFEGEHAELSLCGMAIADKGQVVDTYTHIDHAVPHCHSNELFKYVLNDSARGSFSGRILVRHGAQKTEAYQSNKNLCASPLAKMYTKPQLEIYADDVKCSHGATVGQLDQNALFYMRSRGIPESEARMLLMFAFTNDVIELVRLDALKDRLRQLVEKRFRGELAKCSGCQACH from the coding sequence ATGGGTGCAGTACAACAATATATAGATTTATATAGGTCTCAAAAAAATTTGATAAACAGCCATTCGTCGGCAGTGATGAACGGGTTGCGCGAAGAGGCTGTGGCTTTGTTGGAGAGTCGGGGATTACCCTCTTTGAAAGACGAGGAACACCGGCGGACAGATATAGAGTCGGTCTATTCTCCCGATTACGGGTTGAATCTGGGTCGGATAGATATAGAGATCAATCCTTATGAAGTGTTTCGTTGCGATGTGCCTAATTTGAGTACGTTGCTCTATTTCGTTGTCAATGACTCTTTTTACAAACGGGTTCAGCCGGTATCATCTAAACTCCCTGACGGCGTTTTGGTGGGCAGCCTTTGTGACATGTCCTTGCAATACCCCGATTTGGTATCGCGTTATTACGGAAAGGTCGCCGATATGAAACGAGACGGGACCGTTGCCTTGAACACGGCTTTTGCCCAAGACGGTTTCTTTTTGTATATTCCGGACGGAGTCATCGTAGAAAAGCCTATACAGTTGGTAAATATCCTTCGGGGCAATGTCGATTTTATGGTGAATCGCCGGTTGTTGATTGTCGTAGGAAAACGGGCGCAGGCCAAATTGCTGGTATGCGATCACTCGGACGAGGCCACCGTTAAATTCCTGTCGTCGCAAGTTTGCGAGATATTCGTGGACGACGACGCTGTGTTCGACTATTACGATATAGAGGAGTCCTCGGAGAATACGTCGAAAGTTTCGTCGGTGTTCGTGCGTCAAGGGGAACGATCTAACGTATTGGTCAATGGTATCGTATTGCATAACGGAGTAACCCGTAATAATTACTATTCGGCTTTTGAAGGAGAGCATGCCGAATTGTCTCTATGCGGTATGGCTATCGCCGATAAAGGACAGGTCGTCGATACGTATACGCATATAGATCATGCCGTGCCTCATTGCCACAGTAACGAGTTGTTCAAATATGTGTTGAACGATTCGGCGCGAGGTTCGTTCAGTGGACGCATATTGGTTCGACACGGGGCGCAGAAAACCGAAGCCTATCAGAGTAATAAGAATTTGTGTGCATCCCCGCTCGCCAAAATGTACACGAAACCTCAACTCGAAATTTATGCAGACGATGTGAAGTGTAGTCATGGAGCCACGGTCGGTCAGCTCGACCAAAATGCCTTGTTTTATATGCGGTCGCGCGGTATTCCCGAGTCCGAAGCTCGCATGTTGTTGATGTTTGCGTTTACCAACGATGTCATCGAGTTGGTACGGCTCGATGCCTTGAAAGATCGGCTACGCCAATTGGTTGAGAAAAGGTTCCGTGGGGAGTTGGCGAAATGCTCCGGTTGTCAAGCATGTCATTAA